The Saprospiraceae bacterium genome includes a window with the following:
- a CDS encoding sugar transferase, with product MYRLIKRFFDILASLFALVILSPLLIPITIGLKLTGEGYIWYFQERVGFKNKVFSIYKFATMLKDSPNMAGGLITTKRDPRLTPLGGFLRSTKINELPQLLNILNGDMSVVGPRPVMQKSFDAYPVEVQKVIYNVNPGLTGIGSIIFRDEETLITEVRDNGGDTWDFYQNKIYPFKGEVEKWYQEHQSFYTDFMCIFLTAWVILFPKSELIYKVFKSLPKRPF from the coding sequence ATGTACCGTTTAATAAAAAGATTTTTTGATATCCTCGCTTCCTTATTTGCTTTAGTAATACTATCACCTTTATTGATACCTATAACGATAGGGTTAAAATTAACAGGTGAAGGATATATTTGGTACTTCCAAGAAAGAGTAGGCTTTAAAAATAAGGTCTTTAGTATATATAAGTTTGCCACGATGCTCAAGGATAGTCCCAATATGGCTGGTGGACTTATCACCACAAAAAGAGATCCTAGATTGACACCTTTGGGAGGTTTTTTGAGGAGCACAAAAATTAATGAATTGCCACAACTCCTCAATATATTGAATGGTGATATGAGTGTAGTTGGTCCAAGACCAGTCATGCAAAAAAGTTTTGATGCCTATCCGGTAGAAGTACAAAAGGTTATTTATAATGTAAACCCTGGACTAACGGGTATTGGGTCAATAATATTTAGAGATGAAGAGACTTTAATCACTGAGGTAAGAGATAATGGTGGCGATACTTGGGACTTTTACCAAAATAAAATCTATCCTTTCAAAGGTGAAGTAGAAAAATGGTACCAAGAGCATCAAAGTTTTTATACTGATTTTATGTGTATCTTTTTGACGGCATGGGTGATTCTTTTTCCTAAGTCAGAGTTGATTTATAAAGTATTTAAATCACTTCCAAAAAGACCTTTTTAG
- a CDS encoding polysaccharide biosynthesis protein, with product MIDIPQFIKTHITKRQRSLFETDIAKYKDQLSANIKGKSVLVIGGAGTIGSSYIKAVLNFEPSRLYVVDTNENGLTELTRDLRSKHGQFIPKDYKTYPMNFGDEVFRKMFVNEGPFHIVANFAAHKHVRSEKDHYSIEAMIDNNVFKAKDFLDLLVSHKPEHFFCVSTDKAANPVNVMGASKKLMEEVIMAYSSDIKITTARFANVAFSNGSLLDGYIQRLFKKQPISCPSDVKRFFVSPEESGQICMLACILGKSGEIYFPKLEEDEMVNFKEITLDFFKEMAIPVIECLSDDDAKNRAASMSIEDPHPIYFFTSDTSGEKLYEEFYTEIDEVDLDKYVGMGVIKNAVKPSQTQIENCIGELQMLMQSDAYDKSAIVSLMKKHLPDFEHIETGKSLDQKM from the coding sequence ATCATAGACATACCACAATTTATAAAAACTCACATCACCAAAAGACAAAGGAGCCTTTTTGAAACAGATATTGCTAAATACAAAGATCAACTATCGGCCAATATCAAAGGCAAATCCGTATTAGTCATTGGTGGTGCAGGCACGATAGGATCATCTTATATCAAAGCGGTCTTAAACTTTGAGCCTTCCAGGCTATATGTAGTAGATACCAATGAGAATGGATTGACGGAACTTACCCGTGATTTGAGATCTAAACATGGACAATTCATTCCTAAAGATTATAAGACTTATCCCATGAATTTTGGCGATGAAGTATTCAGAAAGATGTTTGTAAATGAAGGGCCTTTCCACATTGTGGCCAATTTTGCAGCGCACAAGCATGTGAGAAGTGAAAAAGACCATTATTCCATCGAAGCGATGATAGACAATAATGTTTTTAAAGCTAAGGATTTTTTGGATTTATTGGTGTCTCACAAACCTGAACATTTCTTCTGTGTATCTACTGACAAAGCTGCTAATCCTGTCAATGTTATGGGAGCGAGTAAAAAACTTATGGAAGAGGTTATCATGGCATATAGCAGTGACATCAAGATCACTACAGCAAGATTTGCCAATGTTGCATTCAGTAATGGCAGCCTTTTGGATGGATACATACAGCGGTTATTTAAAAAACAGCCTATTTCGTGTCCATCAGATGTAAAAAGATTTTTTGTTTCGCCAGAAGAAAGTGGCCAAATATGCATGTTGGCTTGTATATTAGGTAAAAGTGGAGAGATTTATTTTCCCAAGTTAGAAGAGGATGAAATGGTAAATTTCAAAGAGATCACATTGGACTTTTTTAAAGAAATGGCTATACCTGTGATAGAATGTCTAAGTGATGATGATGCAAAAAATAGAGCTGCAAGTATGTCTATTGAAGATCCGCATCCTATTTATTTTTTCACATCAGACACTTCTGGCGAGAAACTTTATGAAGAGTTTTATACAGAAATAGATGAAGTGGATTTGGATAAGTACGTTGGAATGGGTGTCATCAAAAACGCTGTAAAACCATCCCAAACTCAAATAGAAAACTGTATTGGTGAGTTACAAATGTTGATGCAATCAGACGCTTATGACAAATCTGCTATCGTATCATTAATGAAAAAACATTTGCCTGATTTTGAGCATATAGAAACGGGAAAGAGTTTAGATCAGAAGATGTAG
- a CDS encoding LegC family aminotransferase, with protein sequence MIPLSIPNISGNEWTYVKDCLDTGWISSVGSYVTQFENMVAEFAGAKYGVAAMNGTAALHIAQELAGVRQRDYVITPDITFIATANAIKYTGADPIFIDVDKDTWQMDLDILEAFLEKETYYYKDHTYLKSDKRCISAIMPVHVLGNMCDMERLMSIAKKYCLVVIEDSTEALGSTYKNKGAGTFGTFGTFSFNGNKIISTGGGGVIVTDDENLAKKAKHITTQAKTDPFEYDHDEIGYNYRLVNILAAVGVAQMEQLPSFLERKKAIDKYYRDHLENEILQFQKVGDHVAPNNWLHTMKVKKQRPMIKHLLDNGVQCRPFWVPMHQLRMFKHLPFITQENVSDTIYNSCISIPSSTNLTDAQVEEVVRVIRSF encoded by the coding sequence ATGATACCACTCTCCATACCCAATATCTCAGGAAATGAATGGACCTATGTAAAGGATTGTCTTGATACAGGATGGATATCTTCTGTAGGTAGTTATGTCACCCAGTTTGAAAATATGGTTGCTGAATTTGCGGGAGCAAAATATGGTGTCGCTGCTATGAATGGCACGGCAGCACTGCATATCGCCCAAGAATTGGCAGGTGTTCGTCAACGTGACTATGTCATCACTCCTGATATCACTTTCATCGCTACTGCCAATGCCATCAAATACACAGGAGCAGATCCGATCTTTATAGATGTAGATAAAGATACCTGGCAAATGGATTTGGATATTTTGGAGGCTTTTTTGGAAAAGGAGACCTACTATTACAAAGATCATACCTACCTAAAGAGCGACAAGAGATGTATATCTGCTATCATGCCTGTACATGTATTAGGTAATATGTGCGATATGGAAAGACTGATGTCTATAGCAAAAAAATATTGCTTGGTAGTGATCGAAGACTCTACAGAGGCTTTAGGATCAACCTATAAAAATAAGGGTGCAGGTACCTTTGGTACTTTTGGTACTTTTAGTTTTAATGGCAATAAAATCATCAGTACAGGTGGAGGCGGTGTTATCGTCACAGATGATGAAAATCTGGCGAAAAAAGCCAAACATATCACCACCCAAGCAAAGACTGATCCTTTTGAATATGACCATGATGAGATAGGGTATAATTATAGACTCGTAAATATACTAGCGGCTGTAGGTGTGGCACAAATGGAGCAGTTGCCATCTTTTCTAGAGCGTAAAAAAGCCATAGATAAATATTATCGCGATCATCTGGAAAATGAAATTTTGCAGTTCCAAAAAGTAGGCGACCACGTCGCTCCCAATAATTGGTTGCACACTATGAAAGTCAAAAAGCAAAGACCTATGATCAAACACTTGTTAGATAATGGTGTACAATGTAGGCCTTTTTGGGTACCTATGCATCAGTTGCGAATGTTTAAGCATCTTCCGTTTATCACTCAAGAAAATGTATCTGATACGATCTACAATTCATGTATTTCTATACCATCATCTACCAATCTGACGGATGCTCAGGTGGAGGAGGTGGTGAGGGTCATTCGTTCTTTTTAA
- a CDS encoding acetyltransferase, which yields MNNFIAIIGYSGHAYVVCDILLKNKVNIKGYCERTKKENNPYLLDYLGLEMEYSFDDEDVFIAIGDNKIRKNVFDSLAGKASFGDAYHPTAEIGYGVQLGSMIMLGGHSIVNPLAILGNGVIINTGAIVEHECTIGDFVHVAPGAVLAGNVTVGDQTFIGAGAVVKQGVKICKDVVIGAGSVVVKDIEVPGTYIGIPARKLL from the coding sequence GTGAATAATTTTATTGCCATCATTGGCTATTCTGGCCACGCTTATGTCGTTTGTGATATATTATTGAAAAATAAAGTAAATATCAAAGGGTATTGTGAAAGGACAAAAAAAGAGAATAATCCTTACCTTTTAGATTATTTGGGGCTAGAAATGGAATATTCATTTGATGATGAAGATGTTTTTATTGCCATAGGTGACAATAAAATAAGGAAAAATGTTTTTGATAGTTTAGCTGGAAAAGCTTCCTTTGGTGACGCTTATCATCCTACTGCCGAAATTGGTTATGGTGTTCAGTTAGGATCGATGATAATGCTTGGTGGACACTCCATTGTTAATCCATTAGCAATTTTAGGAAATGGAGTAATCATCAATACCGGTGCCATAGTGGAACATGAATGTACTATTGGAGATTTTGTGCATGTTGCACCGGGAGCAGTACTTGCTGGAAATGTTACTGTTGGAGATCAAACCTTTATAGGTGCCGGAGCTGTGGTGAAACAAGGAGTTAAAATTTGTAAAGATGTAGTAATTGGTGCCGGATCAGTGGTGGTAAAAGATATAGAAGTGCCAGGAACTTATATAGGAATTCCAGCGCGAAAGCTCTTATAA
- a CDS encoding glycosyltransferase family 4 protein: MAKTIWYISKYAIAPPYGNATRQFYFSKYFAIKGYNTILMTSYSSGIKNIEPNIFDQYFKYDVIDGVHHYLLRGPLISLGFSFKRILSWVKYEWYVFKLGNDIVKKQKPDAIIVSSLSLLTIINGIYFKWKFGCKFILEIRDIWPLTLIEIGSYSRYNPIILFLGFIEQLGYKYADNIIGLMPNLILHIPQKYKNKVHHIPQGIELNPYRKSDFSDTTLGIIGKINQSNFNIIYTGSIGQVNDVEKMIEILIECYKINQRILFHIVGDGTQKKNLMEKYKNNKNIIFHNAIPKSDVPFLLSHFEANIIHVSPHNIYRYGISPNKLNEYLLSSNPTILIYDGYKSTIEESDGGFVISSLNFENIVTSILNISNMNVATLKQKGKNGREYALKNLDYSILSEKYLKIIFPSS; this comes from the coding sequence TTGGCAAAAACGATTTGGTACATTTCTAAATATGCTATAGCTCCTCCTTATGGAAATGCAACAAGACAATTTTATTTTTCAAAATATTTCGCCATAAAAGGTTATAATACTATTCTGATGACATCATATTCATCGGGGATAAAAAATATTGAACCAAATATATTCGATCAATATTTTAAATATGACGTAATTGATGGTGTCCACCATTATTTATTAAGAGGACCATTGATATCCTTAGGTTTTTCTTTTAAGAGAATCTTATCTTGGGTGAAGTATGAATGGTATGTTTTTAAGCTTGGAAATGATATTGTAAAGAAACAAAAGCCAGATGCCATTATTGTATCTTCTCTTTCTTTACTCACAATCATAAATGGTATTTATTTCAAATGGAAATTTGGATGTAAATTTATATTAGAAATTAGAGATATATGGCCTTTAACTCTAATCGAAATAGGAAGCTACTCAAGATATAATCCTATTATTTTATTTCTGGGATTCATAGAGCAATTGGGTTATAAATATGCGGATAATATAATTGGATTAATGCCCAATTTAATACTACATATTCCACAAAAATATAAAAATAAAGTTCACCATATACCACAAGGCATTGAGTTGAATCCTTATAGAAAAAGTGATTTTTCGGACACAACCCTGGGCATAATTGGAAAGATAAACCAATCCAATTTCAATATCATTTACACAGGCAGCATTGGTCAAGTAAATGATGTTGAGAAAATGATTGAGATTTTAATTGAATGCTATAAAATAAACCAAAGGATACTCTTTCATATAGTAGGCGATGGAACCCAAAAGAAGAACCTAATGGAGAAGTATAAAAATAATAAAAATATTATATTTCACAACGCTATTCCGAAATCAGACGTTCCTTTTTTGTTGTCTCATTTTGAAGCCAATATTATACATGTTTCTCCTCATAATATTTATAGGTATGGTATTTCTCCAAATAAATTAAATGAATACTTATTGAGTAGCAACCCAACAATTTTAATTTATGATGGATATAAGTCAACTATTGAAGAATCAGACGGAGGATTTGTAATATCATCTTTAAATTTTGAAAATATTGTTACTTCTATTTTAAATATTAGTAATATGAACGTAGCAACTTTAAAACAAAAAGGTAAAAACGGCAGAGAATACGCATTAAAAAATTTAGATTACAGCATATTATCAGAAAAATATTTAAAAATTATATTTCCTAGTTCGTAA
- the lpxD gene encoding UDP-3-O-(3-hydroxymyristoyl)glucosamine N-acyltransferase — translation MISIKQLRNFLNIDQVGFDEDIIIRKASTLQDADESSIIWIKSSLPDKQTVVNNTKARAIIVPDDNELSAVEGKVLFVVKNPRLTFIKVIQEFFTEKVKPGIHPSAVVHPEAIIDNSVFIGPFTYVGKSSIGPNTVIYGNIFIYDQVSIGSNVIINSGTVVGADGFGYEKDENGEVFKFPHIGGVIIENDVEIGANTCIDKGSLGNTIIKRGAKIDNLVHIAHNVEIGENTFVIANTMVGGSTKIGDNSWVAPSVSLMNGISIGKNTTIGMAALVTKSVPDGETYTGSPARPLKEFLEIQKKIKNL, via the coding sequence ATGATCTCAATTAAACAATTAAGAAACTTTTTGAATATAGACCAAGTTGGTTTTGACGAAGATATTATAATTAGAAAGGCATCAACACTTCAAGATGCTGATGAAAGTAGTATTATTTGGATTAAAAGCTCTTTGCCTGACAAGCAAACTGTAGTCAACAATACCAAAGCCCGAGCTATAATTGTCCCTGATGACAATGAGCTCAGTGCAGTTGAAGGAAAAGTACTGTTTGTTGTTAAAAATCCAAGACTAACATTTATAAAGGTGATTCAAGAGTTTTTTACTGAAAAAGTAAAACCAGGAATTCATCCTTCAGCAGTTGTGCATCCTGAAGCAATTATTGATAATTCTGTATTTATAGGACCATTTACATATGTTGGTAAATCTAGCATTGGTCCAAATACTGTCATTTATGGAAATATATTTATATACGATCAGGTAAGTATAGGCAGTAATGTCATAATAAACAGTGGAACTGTTGTGGGTGCGGATGGATTTGGATATGAAAAAGATGAAAATGGAGAAGTATTTAAGTTTCCACATATAGGAGGAGTTATAATTGAAAATGACGTTGAAATTGGAGCGAATACTTGTATTGACAAAGGTTCGCTTGGTAATACTATAATAAAGAGGGGAGCTAAAATTGATAATTTGGTTCATATCGCTCATAATGTCGAAATTGGTGAAAATACTTTTGTGATTGCCAATACTATGGTCGGTGGCAGTACTAAAATAGGAGATAATTCATGGGTAGCGCCAAGTGTTTCCTTAATGAATGGTATTTCTATTGGTAAAAATACAACAATTGGAATGGCTGCATTAGTGACAAAATCGGTGCCTGATGGGGAAACATATACAGGCTCCCCGGCAAGACCTTTGAAAGAGTTTTTAGAGATTCAAAAGAAGATAAAAAATTTATAA